GCGACGCTCGGACCGGTCAGCCCGAGCTTGTAGGAGACCCGGCTCGTCAGGTGGTCCGGTGCGGTGGCGATCGTCACCTGGTATTCGTCCAGCGACGACACGGTCTCCTTCCCGTCGAGCCAGACCTGGTAGGCGTAGGTGCTGGGTGAGCAGCCGCCGTAGACGCCGATGTCGCCGGGGTAGCCCTGCGGGTCGTAGCCCGCGTCCTCCAGCGCGTGCCAGGCGCACTCCAGGAACACGCGCTGCTGCGGGTCGATGAGCATCGCCTCGCGGGGCGAGTAGCCGAACAGCTTCGCGTCGAATCCGGTCGCCTCGTCGAGGACTCCCTGGACCGGGATGTAGCCGGGATCGTTCCGGCGCGCCGGGTCCTCGCCGGCCCGCCGGAGCTCGTCGTCGGTGAGGCGGCGCAGGCTCTCCACGCCGCCGGCCAGGTTGGCCCAGAACTGCTCCAGGTCGGCGGCGCCGGGGAACCGGCCCGCCATGCCGATGACCGCGATGTGGGTCTCTGATGTCACTGCTGTGCCCCCTCGGTGGGTGAGACGGTGGATGCCGCCACACGCTGTGCCGGCATGATCGCCGCAGGTGGTGGTGCGTCCGCCGAGGCGGCCGCCACGGCGGCCGCGAGCCCGGCGACGGTCGGAGACTCGAACAGGGTGGCGAGGCTCACCGTGACCGGGAACGCCGCGCGCACCCGCGCGACGATCTGGGTCGCCAGCAGCGAATGACCGCCGAGGTCGAAGAAGTTGTCGTGTACGCCCACCCGCTCCACGCCGAGCACCGCCCGCCAGATCCCCGCGAGCGTCGCCTCGGTTGGTGTCCGTGGCGGCGAGTAGTCCGAAACCGCTGTCGGATCGAGCGCTGCGACGGCTGTCGCCGGGGCCGCCACCAGCGGCAACAGGACCGGGAGCTGCGAGATCGCGGCGGTGGGCGTGGCGACGACCGTCCGGGTCAGCTCGACGAACTGGTCCACGAACTGCTCGACGGTCGCCCGGTCGAAGAGGTCGGTGGCGAACTCGGCTGTCCCGCTCAGGTGTCCGCCCTCGTCGAAGAGCATCAGCGACAGGTCGAACTTGGCGGTGTGGTTGCGCACCGGCGTCAGCGACTCCAGCCGCAGTCCCGGCGCCTCCCAGCTCGGCGCGAGCGCGGTCATCGCGAACAGGACCTGGAAGATCGGGTGCCGGGCCAGGTCGCGGACCGGTTCGACCGCCGCGACGATGCGTTCGAAGGGCAGCTCGCCGTGGTCCAGCGCCGACAGCACGGTGGTCCGGACCCGGGCCGCGACCGCCGCGAACGGCGGGTCCCCGGCGAGGTCCACCCGCAGCGGCACCGTGTTGGCGAAGAAGCCCACCAGGCCCTCGTGCTCGACCAGCGTGCGCCCGGCCGACGGAGCGCCGACGACGACATCGTCCTGACCGGCGTACCGGCCGAGGAGCAGCGCGAACACCGACAGCAGCACGATGAACGGCGACGCCCGCAGGCCGCGGGCGAGCTCCTGCACGGCGGCGTGCAGGTCGGCGGGGAGCACGAACTCGACCGCGTCGCCGCGATAGCTGGCGACCGCCGGCCGGACACGGTCGGCGGGCAGCGTCAGCGCCCTCGGCGCGCCGTCCAGAACACTCCGCCAGTACGCCGTGAGCCCGCGCACCCGCTCCTCGGTGAGCTGCTCCCGCTGCCACCGGGCGAACTCCACGACGGTGATCGGCGGATCCGGCAGCGGTGCCGGTTCCCCGGCGGCGAATGCCGCATAGGTCCGGGTGAGCTCGTCGAGCAGGATCGGCAGCGACCAGCCGTCGGCGATGATGTGGTGCAGCGTCAGCAGGAGCAGGTGGTCCCGCTCGGACAGGCGCAGCAGGACCGCCCGCCACAGCGGGGCCTGTGCCAGCTCGAACGGCTGCGCCACCTGGTGCTCGGCGTTGGCGCGGATCGATTCCTGCCGGACCGTGGCGGGCAGCGCCCGCAGGTCCTGCACCGTGAGCGGGACCGGCACGGCGTCCGCCGGCAGGACCAGCTGGAACGGCCGTCCAGTGTCCTGCGGGAACCCGGTGCGCAGGGACTGGTGGCGGCGCATCAGCTCGGCGAGGGCGCGCCGCAGCACGCCGTCGTCGATCTGGCCGCGCACCCGGTACATGCCGGGCACGTTGTAGGCGGACGGCTGCGCGATCAGCTGGTCGAGGAACCAGAGCCGCTGCTGCGCGGAGGACAGGGGCGCGCGGATCGCCCCGGCGCCGGTGCCGCCGGGTCCCGCTGCGGAAGGGTGAATGCTCGTCATGGCGAGCACGACTCTGCCCGCGCCCCTTTGAGAAGCGCTTAAGAATCCATTGATGTAGGTAAGTAAAAGGCGGGCGGCCATCCGGCCGCCCGCCCCGTTGGCGCCGTTACTAGCAGGTCGGCTCGCCCGACTGGACCGGGACGCTGACCGCGGTCCAAGCGGCCTTGATCGCGTTGAACTCGACGCAGCTGCCGGGGTACTGGCTCTTGGCCGCCTGCAGCGTCCAGAGCCGGTACTTGAGGTAGCTGCTCGACGAGGTCTTCAGCAGCATCGCGCCGTAGAGGATCTTGATCGTCTTCTGGATGCCGATGCCGGTGACCGTGGAGCCGTTGCAGGTCGGGCTCGCCGGCTGGCCGGAGGCGTTGCTGCCGACCGCGGCCAGGTAGAACCAGTGGTTGCCGGGTCCGGCGGCGGCGTGGACCTCAGTGCTCGGGATGCTGCTGGAGTAGCAGTTCGGGTGCCCCTTGAGCGACGGGTTGTACATGTTGCGGATGGGTCCGCCGCCGGTCAGGTTGACCTCCTCGCCGACCGTGTAGTCGGCCGGGTCGTTCGGGTTGGCCGCGTAGGCCTCGACCGCCGCGCCGAAGGCGTCGCCGATGAACTCCTGGGGTGCCGTTGCGCGAGATGCCGCTGGGCGTCGTGTCGTCGACGCCGTGGCCCATCTCGTGGGAGATCACGTCGGTCGCGCCGATCCAGGCACCGGCGTTGTTCTTGCCGATCTGGACCTGCGAGCCGTCGTAGTAGGCGTTGACCTGGTTCAGACCAACGCGGATCGGCCAGGCGCCGCCCGAGCCGTTCATGCCGTTGCGGTTCAGCCACGCGCTGAGCATCGAGGCCATCTTCTCCGCGCCGTAGAGCGCGTCGACGCAGCCGGTCTCCCGGTTGGTCCCCACACCGTTGCCCCACACGTCGTCCGAGCCGGTGTAGGTGACGTTGCCCGTCGCGTTCTGGCAGGGCAT
This region of Allocatelliglobosispora scoriae genomic DNA includes:
- a CDS encoding M4 family metallopeptidase, with protein sequence MGDAFGAAVEAYAANPNDPADYTVGEEVNLTGGGPIRNMYNPSLKGHPNCYSSSIPSTEVHAAAGPGNHWFYLAAVGSNASGQPASPTCNGSTVTGIGIQKTIKILYGAMLLKTSSSSYLKYRLWTLQAAKSQYPGSCVEFNAIKAAWTAVSVPVQSGEPTC
- a CDS encoding condensation domain-containing protein — protein: MTSIHPSAAGPGGTGAGAIRAPLSSAQQRLWFLDQLIAQPSAYNVPGMYRVRGQIDDGVLRRALAELMRRHQSLRTGFPQDTGRPFQLVLPADAVPVPLTVQDLRALPATVRQESIRANAEHQVAQPFELAQAPLWRAVLLRLSERDHLLLLTLHHIIADGWSLPILLDELTRTYAAFAAGEPAPLPDPPITVVEFARWQREQLTEERVRGLTAYWRSVLDGAPRALTLPADRVRPAVASYRGDAVEFVLPADLHAAVQELARGLRASPFIVLLSVFALLLGRYAGQDDVVVGAPSAGRTLVEHEGLVGFFANTVPLRVDLAGDPPFAAVAARVRTTVLSALDHGELPFERIVAAVEPVRDLARHPIFQVLFAMTALAPSWEAPGLRLESLTPVRNHTAKFDLSLMLFDEGGHLSGTAEFATDLFDRATVEQFVDQFVELTRTVVATPTAAISQLPVLLPLVAAPATAVAALDPTAVSDYSPPRTPTEATLAGIWRAVLGVERVGVHDNFFDLGGHSLLATQIVARVRAAFPVTVSLATLFESPTVAGLAAAVAAASADAPPPAAIMPAQRVAASTVSPTEGAQQ